A genomic segment from Capra hircus breed San Clemente chromosome 15, ASM170441v1, whole genome shotgun sequence encodes:
- the LOC102175600 gene encoding LOW QUALITY PROTEIN: hemoglobin subunit beta-1/2-like (The sequence of the model RefSeq protein was modified relative to this genomic sequence to represent the inferred CDS: inserted 2 bases in 1 codon; deleted 1 base in 1 codon) produces MVYLTLEEKATVTALWNKXVAEVGIEILGRLLVVYPWTQRFFESFGNLPSADAVMSNAKVKAYDKKVLVFLTEGLKHVDHLKGVFALLSELHYKKLHVSPENIRVSLRDP; encoded by the exons ATGGTGTATCTGACTCTTGAGGAGAAAGCTACT GTCACTGCCCTGTGGAACAA AGTGGCTGAAGTTGGTATTGAAATCTTAGGCAG GCTGCTGGTTGTCTACCCCTGGACTCAGAGGTTCTTTGAGTCCTTTGGGAACTTGCCCTCTGCTGATGCTGTTATGAGCAACGCTAAGGTGAAGGCCTATGACAAGAAGGTGCTAGTCTTCCTTACTGAAGGCCTGAAGCATGTTGACCATCTCAAGGGAGTTTTTGCTTTGCTGAGTGAGTTGCACTATAAGAAGCTGCATGTCagtcctgagaacatcagagtgAGTCTACGGGACCCTTAA
- the LOC102175317 gene encoding hemoglobin subunit epsilon-1 translates to MVHFTAEEKAAITGLWGKVNVEEAGGEALAGRKLLVIYPWTQRFFDSFGNLSSASAIMGNPKAKAHGKEVLTSSREAIKNLNNLKDAFAKLSELHCDKLHMDPENFRLLGDVIVIVLATHSGRECTPDMHAAWQKLLSGVATALAHKYH, encoded by the exons ATGGTGCATTTTACTGCCGAGGAGAAGGCTGCTATCACTGGCCTGTGGGGCAAAGTCAATGTGGAAGAGGCTGGAGGCGAGGCTCTCGCAGGTAGGAA GCTCCTGGTCATCTACCCCTGGACCCAGAGATTCTTTGATAGCTTTGGCAACCTGTCCTCTGCCTCTGCCATAATGGGAAACCCCAAGGCCAAGGCTCATGGCAAGGAGGTGCTGACCTCATCCAGAGAAGCTATTAAAAACTTGAACAACCTCAAAGATGCCTTCGCTAAGCTGAGTGAGCTGCACTGTGACAAGTTGCACATGGATCCTGAGAACTTCAGG CTCCTGGGCGATGTGATTGTCATTGTTCTGGCTACTCACTCTGGCAGAGAATGCACCCCTGACATGCACGCTGCCTGGCAGAAGCTGTTGTCTGGTGTTGCCACTGCTCTGGCCCACAAATACCACTGA
- the LOC102182894 gene encoding hemoglobin subunit epsilon-2 gives MVHFTTEEKAAVASLWAKVNVEVVGGESLARLPIFCPWTQRFCDSFGNLCTESAIMGNSKVKAHSRKVLNSFGNAIKHMDDLKGPFADLSELHCDKLHVDPENLRLLGTMILIVLATHFSKEFTLQMQAAWQKLTNAVANALAHKCQ, from the exons ATGGTGCATTTTACTACCGAGGAGAAGGCTGCTGTTGCTAGTCTGTGGGCCAAAGTGAATGTGGAGGTGGTCGGCGGTGAGAGCCTGGCAAG GCTCCCGATCTTCTGCCCATGGACCCAGAGGTTCTGTGACAGTTTTGGTAACTTATGCACCGAGTCTGCCATAATGGGCAACTCCAAGGTCAAGGCCCATAGCAGGAAGGTGCTGAACTCCTTTGGAAATGCCATTAAGCACATGGATGACCTCAAGGGCCCCTTTGCAGATCTAAGTGAGCTGCACTGTGACAAGTTGCACGTGGATCCCGAGAACCTCAGG CTCCTAGGAACCATGATATTGATTGtcttggcaacccacttcagcaagGAATTTACCCTGCAGATGCAGGCTGCCTGGCAGAAGCTGACAAACGCTGTGGCTAATGCTCTGGCCCACAAGTGCCAATAG